CTGGTCGCAGGCTTCCGCCGCTTCGAGGCGGGCTTGGACACGGCGCTAGGACAATCCACGCTGTTTTGACAGCTACTCACGCATCTTCATGACAACATTGCAATTCGAAACCCAGGTCTCCGGCAGCCGGGACACGGTCTGGGTGAATGCCTCCGACGGCTCATGCGTTGCACGTTTCAGCAAGAAGTTCGGCATCGACGTTCACAACTCAGCCACCGCCCAGATGCAGGGAGCCAAGGAGTGCCTCATGTGCACCCATGCGCCCGCCGGGGAGGATGAGTGGGAGCGCTTCCGGGCCGCAGTCTTGGAACACTACGGCGTGAAGGTCAGAAAGAACCTCCTTCGCTTCTGAGCAACGAGCCTCCAGCTCCCCTGCCTCATTCAAGCCCTGGCTGCAATCGCCGGGGCTTTTCCATTTCGGAGGTTGAGGCGAGAAAAGAGCAGGGCGCCCCTTAGGGCGCCCCTTTTGAGCGTTCTCAGTCGCCCAGCGGCGCTGCCTCAGTTCACGGTCACTGCGATGGGAATCGTCACCTTGCCGACATTGGTCACGATGGACATGCTCGGGTTCACGGGGGCGACACCGGTCGTGTTCGTGTACGTGACCTTGAACCTGCAGCTGCCGCCAAAGCCAGTAAGCGCGGACGTGCAGGTGTAGTAGTCGAGAGCCCAGCCTGGCCCTGCCGGCAACGCCCAGGATTTGAAGGTGGCACCCATGCTGCCATCCGCGCGGAGGTCGACCGACGCGGTACCCGACGCCCCCAAAGCGAGGGGGCCGATAGCCACGGCTCCGCTCGTTACTCGAACCTGGCTGGCCAAAGGCGTCCCCTTGACAGGAATCGAGAAAAGCGAGCTCACCTGCAGGACGTCATTCCCCGGAAGGTCGCCTGCCGTGTACTTGACTCCGATGGTGCAGGAATGAGGCGCTGGGAGCACAGACCCGTTCGGTGGGCAAGTCCCTAGGGACGGGTCGAGCTCCCAGCCCTGATTGCCGTCCAGCATGGCAAGCGTCAAGGGCTGAGGCTTGCCGTTCGGCGGGTTGTGAATCTCCACGGTCGTAGAGAACGGGACA
This window of the Variovorax sp. PBL-H6 genome carries:
- a CDS encoding choice-of-anchor D domain-containing protein, with protein sequence MKSLNRSLFALLLGASVLAPAFAQTRYTLRVPTRGMAVASPTTPASLRASLAAIDFGIEVGGTGPYTRTVTLSNTGDSPVTGLSVNGGGEFGLSGCAGGALAAKSSCDVSVSYTPVATLTGPRSGTLSVAAEDPAVSLDIPVTADTRQNIWATRSPYTASTFYGVPFSTTVEIHNPPNGKPQPLTLAMLDGNQGWELDPSLGTCPPNGSVLPAPHSCTIGVKYTAGDLPGNDVLQVSSLFSIPVKGTPLASQVRVTSGAVAIGPLALGASGTASVDLRADGSMGATFKSWALPAGPGWALDYYTCTSALTGFGGSCRFKVTYTNTTGVAPVNPSMSIVTNVGKVTIPIAVTVN